A window from Acidobacteriota bacterium encodes these proteins:
- the udk gene encoding uridine kinase, which yields MRPMPLIVGVAGGSGSGKTTLVGRLLERLGPDAVVIVQHDRYYRDLSNIPFDDRVQRNFDHPDALDTTLLVTHLEQLRGGARAEIPIYDFARHARTREVEVIHPRPAIVIEGILVLSDVRLRSLIDLKVFVDVDRTTRLRRRVQRDVAERGRSVASVEEQFAATVAPMHDTYVEPARRYADVIVERGGFNEVALEHLVAAINERIDLG from the coding sequence ATCCGCCCGATGCCTCTGATCGTCGGCGTGGCGGGCGGGTCTGGCAGCGGCAAGACGACGCTCGTCGGCCGCCTGCTCGAACGGCTCGGCCCCGATGCCGTCGTCATCGTCCAGCACGATCGGTACTATCGCGATCTGTCGAACATCCCCTTCGACGATCGCGTCCAGCGGAACTTCGACCATCCGGACGCGCTGGACACGACGCTGCTCGTCACCCACCTCGAGCAGCTCCGTGGCGGCGCGCGCGCCGAGATCCCAATCTACGACTTCGCCCGTCATGCTCGCACGCGTGAGGTGGAGGTCATCCACCCACGCCCCGCGATTGTCATCGAAGGAATCCTCGTGCTCTCGGATGTCCGCCTGCGGTCGTTGATCGATTTGAAAGTGTTCGTGGACGTGGACAGGACGACTCGACTGCGGCGACGGGTCCAGCGGGACGTCGCGGAACGTGGGCGGTCGGTGGCGTCGGTGGAGGAGCAGTTCGCCGCGACCGTCGCGCCCATGCACGACACCTACGTCGAACCGGCGCGCCGGTACGCCGACGTGATCGTCGAACGCGGCGGCTTCAACGAGGTCGCGCTCGAACACCTCGTCGCGGCGATCAACGAACGGATCGACCTGGGTTGA
- the zwf gene encoding glucose-6-phosphate dehydrogenase, producing MPPFSSDALVIFGVSGDLVYKSIFPALQGLADAGQLEVPVIGVARSEWTRDDLVSRARASLEAAGAFDEPRFGSLADRLRYVRGDYRDPETFAALRRALGRARHPLFYLAIAPSAFPDVVDGLARAGCTEGARVVLEKPFGRDLASALELDRVLHQHFEEPRIFRIDHYLGKEPVQNLLYFRFANRFLEPIWNRDHVERIEITMAEEDGIRARGRLYEELGAIRDVVQNHLLQVAALLLMEPPAGHHSEAIRDAKALAFAAMRPLDPAEVVRGQYDGYRQEDGVAPDSDVETYAALRLHVDSWRWAGVPVYIRAGKRLRGSATEVTVVLERPPLAVFEDVVAAAPNHVRFRLSPDVVIELGTRAKRPGDAMAGEAVHLDACRSTSHTVPAYQRLLGDAMRGDQMLFARTDAVSASWRVVEPVLTTHAPVRLYAPGSMGPADADRLLGDASWHDPV from the coding sequence GTGCCGCCGTTCTCGTCCGACGCGCTCGTCATCTTCGGGGTTAGCGGCGACCTCGTCTACAAGAGCATCTTCCCGGCGCTGCAGGGGCTCGCCGACGCCGGGCAGCTCGAGGTGCCGGTGATCGGCGTGGCGCGGTCCGAGTGGACCCGCGACGACCTCGTGAGCCGGGCGCGGGCGAGCCTCGAAGCCGCCGGGGCCTTCGACGAGCCGCGCTTCGGCTCGCTGGCCGATCGGCTGCGCTACGTGCGCGGCGACTATCGGGATCCTGAGACGTTCGCGGCGCTTCGCCGCGCGCTCGGCCGTGCGCGGCATCCGCTGTTCTACCTGGCGATCGCGCCGAGCGCTTTCCCGGACGTCGTCGACGGCCTGGCGCGCGCCGGCTGTACCGAAGGCGCCCGCGTCGTGCTCGAGAAGCCGTTCGGCCGCGATCTCGCGTCGGCGCTCGAGCTCGATCGCGTGCTGCACCAGCACTTCGAGGAGCCCAGGATCTTCCGCATCGACCATTACCTCGGGAAGGAACCGGTGCAGAACCTCCTGTACTTCCGGTTCGCCAACCGGTTCCTCGAGCCGATCTGGAACCGCGATCACGTCGAGCGGATTGAAATCACGATGGCCGAGGAAGACGGCATTCGCGCCCGTGGACGGCTCTACGAGGAGCTCGGCGCGATTCGCGACGTCGTCCAGAACCACCTGCTGCAGGTCGCGGCGCTGCTCTTGATGGAGCCGCCGGCCGGCCACCATTCGGAGGCCATCCGCGACGCGAAGGCGCTGGCGTTCGCCGCCATGCGGCCGCTCGATCCGGCGGAGGTCGTGCGCGGCCAGTACGACGGCTATCGCCAGGAGGACGGCGTGGCGCCCGATTCGGACGTCGAGACCTACGCCGCGCTCCGGTTGCACGTCGACTCGTGGCGGTGGGCGGGGGTGCCTGTCTACATCCGCGCGGGCAAGCGGCTCCGCGGCAGCGCGACGGAGGTGACGGTCGTGCTCGAGCGTCCGCCGCTCGCCGTCTTCGAGGACGTCGTCGCCGCGGCGCCGAATCACGTACGGTTCCGGTTGAGCCCGGACGTCGTCATCGAGCTCGGCACGCGCGCCAAGCGCCCGGGCGACGCGATGGCCGGCGAGGCCGTCCATCTCGACGCGTGCCGGAGCACGAGCCACACCGTGCCGGCGTACCAGCGGCTGCTGGGCGACGCGATGCGCGGCGACCAGATGCTCTTCGCGCGAACCGACGCCGTCTCGGCGTCGTGGCGGGTCGTCGAGCCCGTGCTGACCACGCATGCGCCGGTCCGGCTCTACGCGCCCGGCAGCATGGGACCGGCCGATGCTGACCGGCTGCTCGGCGATGCGAGCTGGCACGATCCGGTCTGA
- a CDS encoding glycoside hydrolase: MSAPSTMRAAIAFAALALLAPRLVARDQAGADPSVLQDLRWRSLGPFRGGYATAVAGVASRPFVLYLGTADGGVWQTTDAGRTWQPLFDEQAVGSIGAIAVAPSNPQIVYAGTGARADRDRANRGGGIYRSADGGRTWTRLGLTSTQHIARIAVDPRDADRVLVAVLGSPSSADAERGVFRSIDGGRTFARVLSGGSDTGAADVVLDPSAASIAYASLWHVRRRPWDGEAVSGSESGVYKSTDEGVTWRRLDTPAAASGPFTGRLTLAVAPSDSTRVFALASGGPGAGLYVSTNGGERWTAAGGTAALGASEAGRVVAARDPSGRSILYVTGASVWRSTDLGGSFSRWIDDAGDARYEDLWINPQAESVAAVAGSRGALVTVNGGESWSEPDTQPFGEFSSVAIDTVYPFRACGSDPASGAGCLALRGDSGRVTRQDWRPIGPGDRGVVRPDPNDPDVLYSGGLSRHDRRTGQTQEVGPDIGERNGRPAPPVTFAPADTRALLVAGDVIWKSTTAGYTWTAISPPLAKDVDAGVGRVRSQVAALAPSPVDARTIWAGTDGGAVHVTRDGGTTWRDVTPAATQDWSRVAAIEPSHFDGNTAYVAVDRRRLGDAAPHVLRTRDGGTTWTDVGSSLPADATAYVVREDQFRRGLLFAGTARSVFVSFDDGDRWQPLRLNLPPTAVKDLAIRESTLVAATGGRGFWALDDLSVLRQITADIARASAFLFRPATAWRTGAVTPSERPAEPGSAPNPPTGAWIFYLIGASVSEPVTLEIIETATNDVIRRFSSADAPAALDGRPGLHHVVWDLRYTPIEGRAPMVVPGAYQVRLTAAGQPQRQAVLVRLDPRLRTPPTELAALLKLGRTIHAKRAELVAALERTADAERRGDLRRALDRLNLLFDVVQQADVRPTAAVDAAIAAAMEQAATVLAPLP; the protein is encoded by the coding sequence GTGAGCGCACCCTCGACCATGCGTGCCGCGATCGCGTTTGCCGCGCTGGCGCTCCTGGCGCCGCGCCTCGTGGCCCGCGATCAGGCCGGTGCCGATCCGTCCGTGCTGCAGGATCTGCGCTGGCGAAGCCTCGGGCCCTTCCGCGGGGGCTACGCGACGGCCGTGGCTGGCGTCGCGTCGCGACCCTTCGTGCTCTATCTCGGGACGGCGGACGGCGGCGTCTGGCAGACGACCGACGCCGGCCGCACTTGGCAGCCGCTCTTCGACGAGCAGGCCGTCGGCTCGATCGGCGCCATCGCGGTCGCGCCATCGAACCCGCAGATCGTCTACGCCGGAACGGGCGCGCGCGCGGATCGCGATCGAGCCAACCGCGGCGGCGGCATCTACCGCTCCGCCGATGGAGGCCGCACGTGGACGCGCCTCGGGTTGACGTCCACGCAGCACATCGCACGCATCGCGGTCGATCCGCGGGATGCCGACCGCGTGCTCGTCGCGGTCCTCGGGTCGCCGTCCTCAGCCGACGCCGAGCGCGGTGTCTTTCGATCCATCGACGGCGGGCGCACGTTCGCGCGCGTCCTGTCCGGCGGATCCGATACGGGCGCTGCGGACGTGGTGCTGGATCCCAGCGCGGCGTCGATCGCGTACGCGTCGTTGTGGCACGTTCGCCGGCGGCCGTGGGATGGCGAAGCCGTCAGCGGAAGCGAGTCGGGCGTGTACAAGTCCACCGACGAGGGCGTGACGTGGCGCAGGCTGGACACGCCCGCGGCAGCGTCCGGTCCGTTCACCGGCCGCCTGACATTGGCCGTCGCGCCGTCCGACAGCACGCGCGTGTTCGCGCTCGCTTCCGGCGGGCCGGGTGCCGGGCTCTACGTCTCGACCAACGGCGGCGAGCGGTGGACCGCGGCCGGCGGCACGGCAGCGCTCGGCGCCAGTGAAGCTGGACGCGTCGTCGCCGCACGCGACCCGTCGGGCCGGTCGATCCTGTACGTCACGGGCGCGAGCGTGTGGCGCTCGACCGATCTGGGCGGCTCGTTCTCGCGCTGGATCGACGATGCCGGCGACGCCCGCTACGAGGATCTCTGGATCAACCCCCAGGCCGAATCGGTGGCGGCCGTGGCGGGCAGCCGCGGGGCGCTCGTGACGGTCAACGGCGGCGAATCCTGGAGCGAGCCCGACACGCAGCCGTTCGGCGAGTTCTCGAGCGTCGCGATCGACACGGTCTACCCGTTTCGTGCGTGCGGCTCGGACCCGGCCTCGGGAGCGGGCTGTCTCGCGCTTCGAGGCGACTCCGGGCGCGTGACGCGGCAGGACTGGCGCCCGATCGGTCCAGGCGACCGCGGCGTCGTCCGTCCGGATCCGAACGATCCCGACGTGCTGTACAGCGGCGGCCTGTCGCGGCACGATCGGAGGACCGGCCAGACGCAGGAAGTGGGGCCCGACATCGGCGAGCGCAACGGTCGACCGGCGCCGCCGGTGACCTTCGCGCCGGCCGACACGCGCGCGCTGCTCGTCGCCGGCGACGTCATCTGGAAATCGACGACCGCGGGTTACACGTGGACCGCCATCAGCCCGCCGCTGGCAAAAGACGTCGACGCCGGCGTCGGCCGCGTCCGCAGCCAGGTGGCCGCGCTCGCGCCGTCCCCTGTCGACGCGCGAACGATCTGGGCCGGGACGGACGGCGGCGCCGTCCATGTCACGCGCGATGGGGGCACGACGTGGCGCGACGTGACGCCCGCAGCCACACAGGACTGGTCGCGCGTCGCCGCGATCGAGCCGTCGCACTTCGACGGCAATACGGCCTATGTGGCCGTCGATCGCCGGCGTCTCGGCGACGCCGCGCCTCACGTGCTGCGCACGCGCGATGGCGGCACGACGTGGACGGACGTCGGCTCGTCGCTGCCCGCCGACGCGACGGCCTACGTTGTCCGCGAGGATCAATTCCGGCGCGGGCTGCTCTTCGCCGGCACCGCGCGGTCGGTGTTCGTCTCGTTCGACGACGGGGATCGGTGGCAACCGCTCCGCCTGAACCTGCCGCCGACGGCCGTGAAGGATCTGGCGATCCGCGAGTCCACGCTCGTCGCCGCGACGGGAGGCCGGGGCTTCTGGGCGCTCGACGATCTCTCGGTGCTCCGCCAGATCACCGCCGACATCGCTCGGGCCAGCGCGTTCCTGTTTCGTCCCGCCACGGCCTGGCGCACTGGTGCCGTGACGCCGAGCGAGCGCCCGGCCGAACCGGGCTCGGCCCCCAACCCGCCCACGGGCGCGTGGATCTTCTACTTGATCGGCGCCTCGGTTTCGGAGCCGGTGACGCTCGAAATCATCGAGACGGCGACGAACGACGTGATCCGGCGGTTCTCCTCGGCCGACGCGCCCGCCGCGCTCGATGGTCGTCCCGGTTTGCACCATGTCGTCTGGGATCTGCGGTACACGCCGATCGAGGGGCGCGCGCCGATGGTCGTGCCGGGCGCCTACCAGGTGAGGCTGACCGCCGCCGGGCAGCCGCAACGGCAGGCGGTGCTCGTGCGGCTCGATCCGCGGCTGCGCACACCGCCCACCGAGCTGGCGGCCTTGCTCAAGCTCGGTCGGACGATTCACGCGAAGCGGGCCGAGCTCGTCGCGGCGTTGGAACGGACGGCCGACGCCGAGCGGCGCGGCGATCTCCGCCGGGCGCTCGACCGATTGAATCTGCTCTTCGACGTCGTCCAGCAGGCCGACGTGCGGCCGACCGCCGCCGTGGACGCCGCGATTGCGGCGGCCATGGAACAGGCCGCGACCGTGCTGGCGCCGCTTCCCTGA
- a CDS encoding phosphatase PAP2 family protein: protein MLGAASLLAVGLTIAGAAQAPVPAAAAPPPDRPFTGLIANLGHDVAALPSTATAAALAVGGVGALVTHPSDDNVAGWMAARPHAAYTSVGRVAGDGWTQAGIAVGTYVLGVAVHHRPTSHLGADLIRGQFLTGLVTHGLKLGVDRRRPSGGPHSFPSGHTSSAFLTAAVVGEHYGWRAGLPAYALAGFIGWTRVRDDAHWMTDVIVGGTVGTIVGRTVARGHRAQSWTVSISPGAGGFAVSIVRIPSDRTRAARSSR, encoded by the coding sequence ATGCTCGGTGCCGCGTCGCTGCTCGCCGTCGGCCTGACGATTGCCGGCGCCGCGCAGGCGCCCGTGCCGGCGGCCGCCGCGCCTCCTCCCGATCGGCCGTTCACCGGCCTCATCGCCAACCTGGGCCACGACGTCGCGGCCCTGCCGTCAACCGCGACCGCCGCGGCGTTGGCGGTCGGCGGCGTCGGAGCACTCGTCACGCATCCGTCCGACGACAACGTGGCCGGTTGGATGGCCGCCAGGCCGCATGCGGCGTACACGTCGGTCGGTCGCGTCGCTGGCGACGGCTGGACGCAGGCGGGCATTGCGGTCGGCACGTACGTGCTCGGCGTCGCGGTGCACCACCGCCCGACGAGTCATCTCGGCGCGGACCTCATCCGCGGCCAGTTCCTGACCGGGCTCGTGACGCACGGGCTCAAGCTCGGCGTCGATCGCCGCCGCCCGAGCGGCGGCCCTCACTCGTTTCCGTCGGGTCACACCTCGTCGGCGTTCCTCACGGCAGCCGTCGTGGGCGAGCACTACGGCTGGCGCGCCGGCCTGCCGGCCTACGCGCTGGCGGGCTTCATCGGGTGGACGAGAGTACGTGACGACGCGCACTGGATGACCGACGTGATCGTGGGCGGGACGGTGGGCACGATCGTCGGACGGACGGTGGCCCGCGGCCATCGAGCGCAGAGCTGGACGGTCAGCATCTCGCCGGGCGCCGGCGGGTTCGCGGTGTCGATCGTCAGGATCCCGTCGGATCGGACGCGCGCCGCGCGGTCGTCGCGCTGA
- the dut gene encoding dUTP diphosphatase, translating into MEVRITRLRDDLALPSYQTAGAAGFDLASSLGMTIGPGEVALVPTGLVIEVPAGHFLAIFARSSTPLRRGLMVANGVGVVDSDYCGPGDEIKIQVINVTSRPVTVEAGDRLAQGVVLPFVRVAWQETREIGRETRGGFGATGTR; encoded by the coding sequence ATGGAGGTACGCATAACTCGACTTCGCGACGACCTCGCGCTGCCGAGCTATCAGACGGCCGGAGCGGCCGGCTTCGATCTCGCGTCCAGCCTCGGGATGACGATCGGGCCTGGGGAAGTGGCGCTCGTGCCGACCGGCCTCGTCATCGAAGTGCCGGCCGGCCACTTCCTGGCGATCTTCGCCCGGAGCAGCACGCCGTTGCGTCGCGGCCTGATGGTCGCCAACGGCGTCGGCGTCGTGGACTCGGACTACTGCGGGCCCGGTGACGAGATCAAAATCCAGGTGATCAACGTGACGTCGCGACCCGTGACCGTCGAGGCTGGCGACCGTCTCGCGCAAGGCGTGGTCCTGCCGTTCGTACGGGTCGCGTGGCAGGAGACGCGCGAGATCGGCCGCGAGACGCGCGGCGGCTTCGGCGCCACCGGCACCCGGTAG
- the glgP gene encoding alpha-glucan family phosphorylase has protein sequence MSFPEPLELPLRVNRLRELAHDLWWAWHPARETFRRLDYHQWRYTGHNPVRMLDRLKPETLARALQDPVFLSYYDSAITALDAMRAATTTWWQEHIDPDRSHVVAYFCAEFALHQSLPIYAGGLGVLAGDHCKEASDLGLPLVGVGFMYPQGYFRQRVSPEGWQQEVYERLDWTSAPVSHAYTPDGHPCLVTVPLGTRTVTVRVWNVTLGRVRLVLLDTDLEDNQPWDRELSARLYGGGQDTRLQQEVVLGLGGVLALRALGLTPAVWHLNEGHAAFVVLQRLRDFLAAGRSWENALDEVRRTTVFTTHTPVPAGHDAFPFHLVEQQLAHCWGTMNGHASEFLGLGTYDSGMGSQFNMTALAMRSAGFVNAVSQLHGDVTRDMFAPLWPDVPSRERPVNTITNGVHVPSWVAATMAKLFEKYVSPAWREQYDDRTMWQRVLDIPDAELWAAREALRAYLIQFARERARTRWADEQAAANRMMASGLLLDPSALTIGFARRFTAYKRPDLLFRDLDRLAQLVTALDRPVQFVFAGKAHPADEAGKHHLQHVFREAVNPRFSGRIAFVDDYDLHVAHLLVQGCDVWLNTPRRPLEASGTSGMKAAMNGVLHLSIADGWWAEGYSGHNGWQIVGRAASPDPGAQDAADAEALYELLEHEIVPTFYDRDAAGVPRRWLAMVKQAILTITPRFSARRMLKEYAERAYAPAVRSQALQAQE, from the coding sequence ATGAGTTTTCCTGAACCTCTCGAGCTTCCTCTTCGTGTCAACCGGCTGCGCGAGCTCGCGCACGATCTCTGGTGGGCGTGGCACCCGGCGCGTGAGACGTTTCGCCGGCTCGATTACCACCAGTGGCGCTACACCGGGCACAACCCGGTCCGCATGCTGGATCGGCTGAAGCCCGAGACGCTGGCGCGGGCGCTGCAGGATCCGGTCTTCCTGTCGTACTACGACTCGGCGATCACGGCGCTCGACGCGATGCGCGCGGCGACCACGACCTGGTGGCAGGAGCACATCGACCCGGACCGGAGCCACGTCGTGGCGTACTTCTGCGCCGAGTTCGCGCTCCACCAGTCGCTGCCGATCTATGCCGGCGGCCTCGGCGTCCTTGCCGGCGATCACTGCAAGGAGGCCAGCGACCTCGGGCTGCCGCTCGTCGGCGTCGGCTTCATGTATCCGCAGGGCTACTTCCGGCAGCGCGTGTCGCCCGAAGGCTGGCAGCAGGAGGTGTACGAGCGGCTCGACTGGACGAGCGCGCCCGTCTCGCACGCGTACACGCCCGACGGCCACCCGTGCCTCGTCACGGTGCCGCTCGGCACCCGCACCGTGACGGTCCGCGTGTGGAACGTGACGCTCGGCCGCGTGCGGCTGGTGTTGCTCGACACCGATCTCGAGGACAACCAGCCGTGGGACCGCGAGCTGTCCGCACGGCTGTACGGCGGCGGGCAGGACACGCGGCTGCAGCAGGAAGTCGTGCTCGGTCTCGGCGGCGTGCTCGCGCTGCGAGCGCTCGGGCTCACGCCGGCCGTCTGGCACCTGAACGAAGGGCACGCCGCGTTCGTCGTGCTGCAGCGGCTCCGCGACTTCCTCGCCGCGGGCCGGTCCTGGGAGAACGCGCTCGACGAAGTGCGCCGCACGACGGTGTTCACGACGCACACGCCCGTACCGGCGGGCCACGACGCCTTCCCGTTCCATCTCGTCGAGCAGCAGCTCGCGCACTGCTGGGGCACGATGAACGGCCACGCCAGCGAGTTCCTCGGCCTCGGCACGTACGACTCCGGCATGGGCTCGCAGTTCAACATGACGGCGCTGGCGATGCGGTCCGCCGGGTTCGTCAACGCCGTGAGCCAGCTCCACGGCGACGTCACGCGCGACATGTTCGCGCCGCTCTGGCCCGACGTACCGTCGCGGGAGCGGCCGGTGAACACCATCACGAACGGCGTGCACGTGCCGTCGTGGGTCGCGGCGACGATGGCGAAGCTGTTCGAGAAATACGTGAGCCCGGCCTGGCGCGAGCAGTACGACGACCGGACCATGTGGCAGCGCGTGCTCGACATTCCGGACGCCGAGCTGTGGGCCGCGCGCGAGGCGCTTCGCGCCTACCTGATCCAGTTCGCCCGTGAACGCGCGCGCACGCGCTGGGCCGACGAACAGGCCGCCGCGAACCGCATGATGGCGAGCGGCCTGCTGCTCGATCCGTCCGCGCTCACGATCGGCTTCGCCCGCCGGTTCACCGCCTACAAGCGTCCGGATCTGCTGTTCCGCGACCTGGATCGGCTGGCGCAGCTCGTCACCGCCCTCGACCGGCCCGTGCAGTTCGTCTTCGCGGGCAAGGCGCATCCGGCCGACGAAGCCGGCAAGCACCACCTCCAGCACGTGTTCAGAGAGGCCGTCAATCCGAGGTTCAGCGGCCGCATCGCCTTCGTCGACGATTACGATCTGCACGTCGCGCACCTGCTCGTGCAGGGCTGCGACGTCTGGCTCAACACGCCTCGCCGGCCGCTCGAAGCCAGCGGCACGAGCGGCATGAAGGCGGCGATGAACGGCGTCCTCCACCTGAGCATCGCCGACGGATGGTGGGCGGAAGGCTACAGCGGGCACAACGGCTGGCAGATCGTCGGGCGGGCGGCCTCGCCCGATCCCGGCGCGCAGGATGCGGCCGACGCCGAAGCGCTGTACGAGCTGCTCGAGCACGAGATCGTGCCGACGTTCTACGACCGGGACGCGGCGGGCGTGCCGCGGCGCTGGCTGGCGATGGTCAAGCAGGCGATCCTGACGATCACGCCGCGCTTCTCGGCGCGCCGCATGCTCAAGGAATACGCCGAACGCGCGTACGCCCCGGCCGTCAGGTCGCAGGCGCTGCAGGCGCAGGAGTAG
- a CDS encoding aminopeptidase P family protein translates to MPLDIGKVQEQLRTDGLDGWLLYDFHGQNAIAAKLAGLAGRHTTRRWFYFIPADGAPRKLVHAIEPGVLDELPGEAETYAGREELASRLRALLAGAPVVAMEYSPDNAVPYVSRVDAGTVEFIRGLGVRVVSSGDLVGRFEAAWNNEAIASHRAASEKLYRVKDRTFELLEARLGAREPLHEFEVQQTMAEWMQSEGLVTDALPIVAVDEHTANPHYSPTRDQSGRIGSGSLVLLDLWGKLDRPGAVYADITWMGYSGDAPAEIHTAFALVVAGRDAAVRLVQSRVEEGRPVRGWEVDRAARQVIADGGYGAAFIHRTGHSLGEGVHGNGVHMDDFETHDDRRLLEGTGFTIEPGIYTPAFGVRTEINVVVGARTVEVTGPRQHELVRIGVRT, encoded by the coding sequence ATGCCGCTCGACATCGGGAAGGTGCAGGAGCAGTTGAGGACCGATGGGCTCGACGGCTGGCTCCTGTACGACTTCCACGGACAGAATGCCATCGCCGCGAAGCTCGCCGGGCTCGCCGGCCGGCACACCACGCGGCGGTGGTTCTATTTCATCCCAGCGGACGGGGCACCGAGAAAGCTCGTCCATGCCATCGAACCGGGAGTGCTGGATGAGCTTCCCGGCGAAGCCGAGACCTACGCCGGCCGCGAAGAGCTCGCGTCGCGTCTTCGCGCGCTGCTCGCGGGCGCGCCCGTCGTGGCGATGGAGTACTCGCCGGACAATGCCGTCCCCTACGTGTCGCGCGTCGACGCCGGGACGGTCGAGTTCATCCGCGGTCTCGGCGTGCGCGTGGTCTCGTCCGGCGACCTGGTCGGCCGCTTCGAAGCCGCCTGGAACAACGAGGCGATCGCGTCACATCGCGCCGCCTCGGAGAAGCTCTATCGGGTGAAGGATCGGACGTTCGAGCTCCTGGAAGCCCGCCTGGGCGCTCGCGAACCGCTCCACGAGTTCGAAGTGCAGCAGACCATGGCGGAGTGGATGCAGTCCGAAGGGTTGGTGACGGACGCGCTGCCCATCGTGGCCGTGGACGAACATACGGCAAATCCTCACTACTCACCCACCCGCGACCAGAGCGGGCGCATCGGATCGGGCAGCCTCGTGCTGCTGGACCTGTGGGGCAAGCTGGATCGGCCTGGCGCCGTCTACGCCGATATCACCTGGATGGGATACTCGGGCGACGCGCCGGCCGAGATCCACACGGCGTTCGCGCTCGTCGTCGCCGGACGCGACGCGGCGGTCCGATTGGTGCAATCACGCGTGGAGGAGGGGCGGCCGGTCCGCGGTTGGGAGGTCGATCGGGCGGCTCGGCAGGTCATCGCCGACGGCGGATACGGTGCGGCGTTCATTCACCGGACCGGGCACAGCCTGGGCGAGGGCGTCCACGGAAACGGCGTGCACATGGACGACTTCGAGACGCACGACGACCGGCGGCTGCTGGAGGGGACGGGCTTCACGATCGAGCCCGGGATCTACACGCCGGCGTTCGGCGTGCGGACGGAGATCAACGTGGTCGTCGGCGCCCGCACCGTCGAGGTGACCGGCCCGAGGCAGCACGAGCTCGTGAGGATTGGAGTACGAACGTGA
- a CDS encoding PDZ domain-containing protein, whose protein sequence is MIALVSVVGGMILASRLDLAPGSFANPFSVPVANSAPLSGPVDATTFRNIARDSSPAVVSIKVISSRPAADDDEEMFGLQLPFPFGNRPPQQQGRPREMPTQGDGSGFIIDKVNGYVLTNNHVVENAKSIEVTLSSMGESDEGLAAKVIGRDELSDTALIQLTTVPKDLQEAKFGDSDQMAPGDWVMAIGNPFRLSNTVTVGVISAVGRHNRVSNGRFADFIQTDAAINPGNSGGPLLNIRGEVIGINTMIYSTGNVLGQSGGNIGLGFAIPINTVRDLLPQLHKGKVTRGRIGVTIDSRPLTREDIEDLGLPAKGGAVVSQLPDGPARRAGLRVGDVIVDFNGQPVTSSNDLVNLVTRTAPGTTVPVKVVRDKKTQTLNVTVEELDLAQEQGLAQRAQPRDERAEPTDTEFGMSVQPLLQRERRALQVPAGRGGAVVSEVTPFGPAAQAGVREGDVILAVQGQAVDSVQDVTGALSAVQNGRTARLVIWRVEGGQGQEVLVQLRKR, encoded by the coding sequence TTGATCGCTCTCGTCTCGGTGGTCGGCGGCATGATCCTGGCGTCGCGCCTGGATCTGGCGCCTGGGTCGTTCGCCAACCCGTTCTCGGTGCCGGTGGCCAACAGCGCCCCGCTGTCGGGCCCCGTGGACGCCACGACGTTCCGGAACATCGCCCGCGACTCGAGCCCGGCGGTGGTGAGCATCAAGGTCATCAGCAGCCGTCCGGCGGCCGACGATGACGAGGAGATGTTCGGGCTGCAGTTGCCGTTCCCGTTCGGCAACCGTCCGCCGCAGCAGCAGGGCCGTCCGCGCGAGATGCCGACCCAGGGCGACGGCAGCGGGTTCATCATCGACAAGGTCAACGGCTACGTCCTGACGAACAACCACGTGGTCGAGAACGCCAAGTCGATTGAAGTCACGTTGTCGAGCATGGGCGAGAGCGACGAAGGCCTCGCGGCGAAGGTCATCGGCCGCGACGAGCTGAGCGACACCGCGCTCATCCAGCTCACGACGGTGCCGAAGGACCTGCAGGAAGCCAAGTTCGGCGACTCCGACCAGATGGCGCCGGGCGACTGGGTCATGGCGATCGGCAACCCGTTCCGGCTGTCGAATACCGTGACGGTCGGCGTCATCAGCGCCGTGGGCCGGCACAACCGCGTCAGCAACGGACGGTTCGCCGACTTCATCCAGACGGACGCGGCGATCAATCCTGGCAACTCCGGCGGGCCCCTCTTGAACATCCGCGGCGAGGTCATCGGGATCAACACGATGATCTACAGCACCGGCAACGTCCTCGGCCAATCGGGCGGCAACATCGGGCTCGGGTTCGCGATCCCGATCAACACGGTGCGCGACCTCCTGCCGCAGCTCCACAAGGGCAAGGTCACGCGTGGCCGCATCGGCGTGACGATCGACTCGCGCCCGCTCACGCGCGAGGACATCGAGGATCTCGGGCTGCCCGCGAAGGGCGGCGCCGTCGTCAGCCAGCTCCCGGATGGTCCTGCGCGGCGCGCCGGTCTCCGCGTCGGAGACGTGATCGTCGACTTCAACGGCCAGCCGGTGACGAGCAGCAACGACCTCGTCAACCTCGTGACGCGCACCGCGCCGGGCACGACGGTGCCGGTCAAGGTGGTGCGCGACAAGAAGACGCAGACGCTGAACGTCACGGTCGAGGAACTGGATCTCGCGCAGGAACAGGGCCTGGCCCAGCGCGCCCAACCGCGTGACGAGCGGGCCGAGCCGACCGATACGGAGTTCGGCATGTCGGTGCAACCGCTGCTGCAGCGCGAGCGGCGCGCGCTGCAGGTGCCGGCCGGACGTGGCGGCGCGGTCGTGAGCGAGGTGACGCCGTTCGGGCCGGCGGCCCAGGCGGGCGTGCGCGAAGGCGACGTCATCCTCGCCGTCCAAGGGCAGGCCGTGGACTCGGTGCAGGACGTGACCGGTGCCTTGTCGGCCGTGCAGAACGGCCGCACGGCGCGCCTGGTGATCTGGCGCGTCGAGGGAGGCCAGGGCCAGGAAGTGCTCGTCCAGCTTCGCAAGCGATAG